Within the Microbacterium sp. 1S1 genome, the region CGGCATCCTGCTGGCGCTGATGAAGCTCTCAGTGATCGCGCCCTTCCGGTGGATCGCGACGGCGTGGATCGAGCTGTTCCGCGGTCTGCCCGCGATCCTCACGATCTTCGCGATCGCGTTCATCCTGCCGATCGGCCTCGGCGTGCCGGCGACCCGCCTCGGTGGGCCGGTGGTCCTGGGGCTGATCGGTCTGATCCTCGTGGCCTCCGCCTACATGGCCGAGACCATCCGGGCCGGAATCCAGGCGGTGCCGAAGGGGCAGACCGAGGCGGCGCGTTCGCTCGGCATGTCGCCCATGAAGACGACGTTCTGGATCATCGTTCCGCAGGGCTTCCGGATCATCATCCCGCCCCTGACGAACGAGTTCGTGCTGCTGCTGAAGGACACCTCACTGCTGTTCGTCGCCGGCTCCTTCATCTGGTCGAAGGAGCTCACGAACTTCGCGCGGGACGCGGCGACGCAGAATGCCAACGGAACGCCGCTCATCATGGCGGCGATCCTCTACCTGATCGTGACGATCCCGCTCACGCGTCTCAGCGCGTGGCTGGAGCGTCGGATGGCGAGGACACGATGAGCACCGACCTGATCGACGTGCAGGCCCCCGCGATCGTCATCCAGGACCTGCACAAGAGCTTCGGCGACAACGAGGTGCTCAAGGGCATCGATCTGACGGTCCTCGCCGGCGAGGTCGTCTGCGTGATCGGCCCGTCCGGGTCGGGCAAGTCGACGCTGCTCCGCTCGGTGAACCTCCTGGAGGAGCCGACGGGCGGGAAGGTGCTCATCGAGGGCATCGACATCACCGACCCCGACATCGACATCGACCGGGTGCGCACCCGCATCGGGATGGTGTTCCAGAGCTTCAACCTCTTCCCGCACCTCAGCGTGCTCGGCAACCTCACGATCGCGCAGCAGCGGGTGAAGAAGCGCTCGAAGGCGGAAGCGGAGAAGGTGGCCCGCGCCATGCTCGAGCGCGTCGGGCTCGCCGAGAAGGCGGACGCCTACCCCGGGCATCTCTCCGGCGGTCAGCAGCAGCGTGTCGCCATCGCGCGGGCGCTGTGCATGAACCCCGACATGATGCTCTTCGACGAGCCGACGTCGGCCCTCGACCCGGAGCTCGTCGGCGAGGTGCTGCAGGTCATGCGGTCGCTGGCGGACGAGGGCATGACGATGCTCGTCGTCACGCACGAGATGGGCTTCGCGCGCGAGGTCGGGTCGCGGCTGATCTTCATGGACGGCGGACACATCGTCGAGGAGGGCGACCCCCGCGAGGTGCTGGCGAATCCGCAGCACCAGCGCACCAAGGACTTCCTCTCCCGCGTCCTGTAACTCTCTCGCGCTCTCCCGGTGTCGCCGAGACCCCGTGCATCCGCCGAGACCCCCCGGCTGCAGATGTCTGCAGCCGGGGGTCTCGACGTGAACCCGGGGTCGCGGGTCAGCCGCGGGGGCGCACGACCACCGGGACGGGGGTCACCGCGATGCGGACGCGGTCACCGAACGACGGGTGCACGGAGGGAGCGTGCTGCACGCGGACGAGCTCGCCCGACTCCGTGCGCACGAGGGTCCGCCGCATGCTGCCGAGGAACGTGCTCTCCTCCACGAGGGCATCGGTCGCGGCGTCCTCCGAGGAGGTGAAGTGGACGTTCTCCGGACGGAGGTACACGTCGACGGGGCCGTCGGCGGAGGTCTGCAGCGGAAGACGCTGCCCCCACACGACGACGTGATCGCCCTCGGCGACCCCGGACACGACGCTGGAGAGGCCGACGAAGGCGGCGACCTCGGGGCTCGCGGGGGCCGTGTACAGCTCCTCCGGAGAGCCGATCTGCTCGATGCGACCTGCGTTCATGACCGCGATCCGGTCGGACACCGCGAGGGCCTCCTCCTGGTCGTGGGTAACGAACACGGTCGTGATGCCGAGGCGCAGTTGGATGCGCCGGATCTCATCCCGAAGCTGCGCCCGCACCTTGGCATCGAGGGCGGAGAGCGGCTCGTCGAGCAGCAACACCCGGGGTTCCGTCACGAGGGCGCGCGCCAGGGCCACGCGCTGCTGCTGTCCGCCCGAGAGCTGATGCGGGAACCGGTCGGCGAGGTCGGCGAGGCCCACGAGAGCCAGCGCATCGAGAGCACGCCGCGCCGCCTCGCCCCTGCCGACACCCCGACGACGGAGTCCGAATGCGGTGTTGTCGACGACGCGCAAGTGCGGGAAGAGCGAGTACGACTGGAACACCATGCCGATGTCGCGTCGGTTGGTCGGTACCCGGGACACGTCGCCGCCGCCGAGCAGCACCGCGCCCTCGTCGGCGCCCTCGAGCCCGGCGAGCACGCGGAGCAACGTCGTCTTGCCGCAACCGGACGGGCCCAGGAGCGAGACGAACTCCCCGGGAGCGATGTCGAGGTCGACGCCGTGCAGCACTCGCGTGCCGCCGTAGCTCTTCACGATTCCCTGAAGCTCGACTCGCGTGCCCTCGCCCGCCTGGGCGAGCAGCAGGTTGTCCTTGGTGCGCGGAAGCGCGTGATCGGTGGTCATGAGCGGGCCTTTCGCGGACCGCGGGCGACGCGGCCGATGAGCAGGAGCAGGAGGAAGACGAACAGCAGAGCGAGCAGTGTGAAGATCGCGGGTGCGTACGGATCCTGCTTCTGCACGACGACCATGGCGGTCTGGAACACCTGGCGATTCAGGAGTGAGGCGATCGTGAACTCGCCGAGCACCACCGCGATGGAGATCAGCGAGGCGGCGAGCAGTCCCTGGCGAAGGTTCGGGGCGAGCACGCGGACGACGACCGTGGGCCAGCCCGCGCCGAGCGAGCGTGCGGCCTCCGACAGCGTGCGCAGGTCGGCGGCATCGATCGACGCCTGGATCGAGCGGAAGGCGAACGGGAGGACCGTGATGCCGTACGCGAAGGCAAGGGTCCAGGTGCCTGTGCCGACGGTCCGACCGATCTGCAGGTAGATCGGCGCGAGCCCCACCACGAGGACGATCGCCGGGATCGAGATCGGCAGGAGCGCGGCGAACTCGAACGCGGCCTTGAGGCGGGGGAAGCGCAGGTTCACCAGGATCATCGTGGGGGCCAGGAGGAACAGCACGATCGCCACGGTCACCGCGGCAAGGACGAGGGAGTTCGCGAGACCCGTCCAGATGGGCCGCAGCGTCGCGGACGCTGCGGGGTCGAACAGGGCCGCCCAGTGCGCCAAGGAGAGGCCGTTCGGGCCCCGCAGCGTGAAGAGGAACGTCGACACGAGGGGCACGGCGAAGAACAGCCCCACTACGATGCCGATCACCGCACGGGTCAGGCGGGACGGGGCGAGGCCGTTCATGCCTGCCACCGGGCGGCGCGTCGCTGAATGAGCGAGTAGAGCGCCATGACCACGCCGACCACGACGATCATGCCGAGGGCGAGAGCGCCGGCGAGGTTCTCCCGGCCGAGCAGGGTCTCGCTTGTGAGCGCCGTGCGGATCTGCAGCGGGACGATCTGCGATCCCTGACTGGCGAGGGCGGCGGCGGTGGCGTACGAGGAGAACGCGTTCGCGAAGAGGAGCAGCAGACTGGCGAAGAACGACGGTGCCAGCACCGGCAGACCGATGCGCAGCCAGAAGCTCGCCCTGCTGCCCCCGAGGGTGAGGTTCGCCTCGACCCACTGCGGCTTGAGGGCGGCGAGGGCGGGCAGGAAGGTGATGACCATCAGCGGCACCTGGAAGTAGATGTAGGGGAGGACGAGGCCAGGCAGTTCGTACAGCCAGGTGCCCTCCGCGAAGATGTCGACACCGAAGGCGTCGCGGAGGGAGACGGTGACGACGCCCTGAATGCCGATCGTTGCGATGAAGGCGAAGGCGAGCATGACCCCGCCGAACTGCGCGAGGACCCCCGCGGCGGCATCGACGGACCGGCGCACGCCGCCGTCCGGATCCATGCCGAGCAGCGCGTACGAGACGAGGGCGCCGAGGACGGCGCCGACCACCGCGGTGAGCAGGGACAGTCCGGCCGAGCTCGCGAAGGTCGTGAGCACGACCGGGTCGGCGAGAGCGGCGATGTTCGTCCAGGTGAAGGCGCCGTCGCCGTCGAAGAACCCGCTGCCGATCGCGAGCACCGTGGGCACCGCGAGGAAGAGCAGCACATAGGCGGCGAAGGGGACGAGCCCCAGCCACGCCGCGGACGACGCCGACCTCCGGACCCGCGCGTGCGACGCGGATCCGGAGGGGGTGACGGGGGCGGACGCCGTGGCGTCCACCCCCGGTGCGGCGAGGACGGTCACTGGACCGCCGCTGCCCACTTCTCGCCGAGCAGCGTGCCGGCGTTCTCGGACTGCTCCTCGGTCGGCACGACGGTCTCCTCCGGAGCCTCGGGGAGAGCGGATGCGAGCTCCTCGTCGATCGTGCCGGCCTCGGTCATCGCCTCCATACGCACGGGACGGGCGCCGCCCTTCAGCCACAGGTTCTGCACTTCGTCGCTGTAGAGGAACTCCTGCCACAGGCGCGCGGCGGCCGGGTTCGGAGCGTCCACGTTGATGGCCTGGTTGTAGTACCCCGCGTAGCCGGTGCCGTCCAAGACCTCGACCTTCCAGTCCGGGTTGTCAGCCGTGTGTGCGGCGTTCAAGTAGTCCCAGTCGAAGACCACGGGGGTCTCGCCGCTGGCGACGGTCGCGGTCGTCACGTCGACCTTGAGCAGGTTTCCCGCCTTCTGCAGCTCGGAGAAGAAGTCGATTCCGGGCTGGAAATCGTCGAGCGTGCCGCCCGACTGCACGGTCGCGAGGCCCACGGCCGCGAAGGCCGCTCCGGCCTGGGTCGGGTCACCGTTGATGGCGACGGCGCCCTTGTAATCAGCGGAGAGGAGATCGGACAGTTCGGCCGGCGCCTCGAAGGCCGAGGAGTCGTAGCCGATCGACATATAGCCGCCGTAGTCGCCGACGAAGAGTCCGGTGGGCTCCTTCAGCTCGTCGGGGATGTCGTCCCAGGTCTGGACCTTGTAGGGGGCGAAGGCGTCCGTGTTCTGCAGAGCGACGGTCAGGCCGAGGTCGAAGACGTCGGGAGCGGTGTCGAGGCCCTTGTTCGTTTCGGCGGCCTGGATCTCCTCGGCGCTGGAGACATCGGGCGAGGCCTCGTTGATGGTGATCTCGGGGTACTTCTCGGCGAACAGGTCGAGGATCTCGCCGTAGTTCGCCCAGTCGCGCGGCAGCGCGATGACGTTGAGCTGACCCTCTTCCTTGGCGGCGGCCTCGAGGTCGGCGAAGGAGCCGAAGTCCTCGACAGAGGTCGCGCTCGCCGCATCCACGGCGTCGCCTCCCGCCGCCGGGGCGTCCGTCGCGGAGGCGCAGGAGGTCAGTGCGATGACGGCCGTGGTGGCCAGGGCGATGCCGGCGCCGATGCGCGCGCGGCGGGGGGAGCGTGCCATGAGTGTCCTCTCGGTGTCCGGCGCTGTGAGCCGGGGTCGGGTTGCGAGAGGACACTATGAGGCCCAGGTAGCCGCGCGGAGCGGCCGGGGTGAACGGTCGGTGTCCGGAGGGTGGCGTGCTGCGTCGCGAGGTCAGTCGTTCGGGACCGCGTACTTGAAGCCGCGGTGCGAGCCCACGTAGCCGAGTCGCTCGTAGAACCGATGGGCGTCGGTGCGGGCGGCGTCGGAGGTGAGCTGCACCATTGCGGCACCGAGGGCGGGAGCCGCGGCGTCACCGACCCAGCGCATGACCGCGGAGCCGATGCCGGCAGAGCGGAGATCGCTGCGGACCCGGACCGCCTCGACGAGCAGCCGTCGGGCGCCGCGCCGCGCCATCCCCGGGATCGAGGTGAGTTGCAGGGTACCGACCACCGCATCGTCGAGCTCGACCACCAGCAGATCGTTCGACGGATCGGCCAGGATCTCGCGGAGACCCCGCTCGTAGGCCGGACGGTCGTCATCCGAGGCCACATCCCCGCGGGCGGCGCTGATCGGATCGTCCGCGAGCAGCGCGATGACGGCGTCGGCATCGCCCTCGGTCGCCCTCCGGAGCACGGCGTCCCCGTTTCTCGACGCGATCGGGTGCGGCAACGGGAGAGCGTGGAGCATGACTCCAGTCTGCCAGCGAGGCCGATGCGGGGCGGACGCCGCGACTCTGGAATCATGGCGTGGTGGATATCGGCAGCCTCCTCGGACTCGAGCAGCTCACCTGGGGGATGCTGATCCTCATCGTTGTGGCGGCGTTCAGCGCCGGATGGATCGACGCGGTCGTCGGCGGGGGAGGGCTGCTGCAGCTTCCGGCGCTGCTCCTCATCCCCGGCATCGCCCCGGTCCAGGCGCTCGCGACGAACAAGCTCGCCTCCGTGTTCGGGACCGCGACGAGCAGCATCACCTACTACCGTCGCGCGAAACCCGACCTCCGCACGGCTCTACCGATGGCGGTGATCGCGCTGATCGGCTCGTTCGGGGGCGCGGCGGTCGCGACCGTCCTGCCCCCGGCCGCGTTCAAACCGATCATCGTGATCGCGCTGCTGGCGGTGGCCCTGTTCACCGCTCTCCGGCCGCAGCTCGGGGCCGCGACGCAGTTGCGCTTCCACGGGCACAAACACCACATCATGGCCGGGCTCGCCGGGCTCGGCATCGGGTTCTACGACGGGATGATCGGTCCGGGAACGGGTACCTTCCTCGTGATCACCCTCGTCGCGCTCCTGGGCTACGACTTCCTGCAGGCGAGCGCGAAGGCCAAGATCGTCAACCTGGCGACGAACGCGGGGGCACTGCTCCTGTTCATCCCGCACGGCTCGGTGCTGTGGCTGCTCGGTGGGATCCTGGCGGTCGCGAACGTCGCCGGCAGTTACCTGGGATCGCGGATGGCCATCTCGCGCGGCACGACGTTCATCCGCGTGGTGTTCCTCGTCGTGGTGGTGGCTCTCATCGCGAAGCTCGGCGTCGACGTGTGGAACGAGAACCTCGCCCCGGCTTTCGCGTCGTTCGCATAGTCTCCTTTTCCTTCGCCGAGGCCCCGGATACGCGACGAGACCCCGGGCTGCCAGCGGCAGTGTCCCGGGGTCTCGGCGGTAATACGGGGTCTCGGCGGGTCAGGCCTCGTCCTCGGGGGTAAAGTCCACGCCGGCCTCGGCGCGCTGCTCGGGGGTGATCGGCGCGGGAGCGGACGTGAGGGGGTCGAAGCCGTTGCCGGACTTCGGGAAGGCGATGACATCGCGGATCGACTCGGTCTTCGTCAGGTGCTGGAGCACGCGGTCCATGCCGAGCGCGATCCCGCCGTGCGGGGGAGCGCCGAACTTGAACGCGTCGAGGAGGAAGCCGAACTGCTCCTGCGCGACCTCGTCGCTGATGCCCATGACCTCGAACACCCGCTTCTGGATGTCCTCGCGGTGGATGCGGATCGATCCGCCCCCGAGCTCCGAGCCGTTGCACACGATGTCGTACGCGTAGGCCAGGGCGGAACCGGGGTCGGTGTCGAACGTGTCCTCGAACTCGGGCTTCGGTCCGGTGAACGCGTGGTGCACCGCGGTCCAGGCACCGGCACCCACCGCGACGTCGCCGGAAGCGACCGCATCGGCTGCCGGCTCGAACATCGGTGCATCGACGACCCAGGTGAAGGCGAACTCGTCCGGGTTCAGGTAGCCGAGGCGGCGGCCGATCTCGACTCGCGCGGCGCCCAGCAGTGCCCGGCTCTCCTTGGCGGACCCGGCGGCGAAGAACACGCAGTCGCCCGGCTCGGCGCCGACGAACTCCGCCAGGCCCGCCTGCTCGGCCTCGGAGAGGTTCTTCGCGGCGGGGCCGCCCAGGGTGCCGTCTTCGTTGAACAGGACGTAGGCGAGACCCCGGGCACCGCGCTGCTTGGCCCAGTCCTGCCACGCGTCGAGCTGCTTGCGGGGCTGCGAGGCACCGCCGGGCATCCGCACCGCACCGACGTACTCGGCCTGGAAGACGCGGAACGGGGTGTCCTTGAAGTACTCGGTCGCCTCGACGAGCTCGAGCCCGAAGCGGAGGTCGGGCTTGTCGGAGCCGTACTTCGCCATCGCGTCGGCGTAGGTCATCCGCGGCAGCGGGGTCTGCACCTCGACGCCGATCGTCTGCCACATCGCCACGATGAGCGACTCCATGAGGGCGATCACGTCCTCCTGGTCGACGAAGCTCATCTCGATGTCGAGCTGCGTGAACTCGGGCTGGCGGTCGGCGCGGAAGTCCTCGTCGCGATAGCAGCGGGCGATCTGGAAGTACTTCTCGACGCCGCCCACCATGAGCAGCTGCTTGAAGAGCTGCGGTGACTGGGGGAGCGCATACCAGCTGCCGGGGTGCAGGCGGGCCGGGACGACGAAGTCGCGGGCGCCCTCCGGCGTGGAGCGGGTGAGGGTCGGGGTCTCGACCTCGGTGAAGTCCTCGGCGTGCAGCACATCGCGGATCGCCTTGTAGACGTTCGAGCGCAGACGCAGCGCGGACGCGGCGGACGGGCGACGGAGGTCGAGGTACCGGTACTTCAGTCGCGCCTCCTCACCGACCGTCTCGGTGTCGGCCAGCGCCGTCGAGACCTGGAACGGCAGCGGAGCCGACTCGTTCAGAACCTCGACGTCGGCGGCGATGACCTCGATCTCGCCGGAGGGCAGGTTCGGGTTCGCGTTCCCCTCGGGACGACGCGACACCTCGCCGGTGACCTTGAGGACGAATTCGTTGCGCAGGGGGTGCGCGATCTCCTCGTCGCGGATGACGACCTGGGCGATGCCCGACGCGTCCCGCAGATCGATGAACGCGACGCCTCCGTGGTCACGACGACGATCGACCCACCCCGTGAGGGTGACGGTCTGACCGATGTTCTCGGCGCGCAGGGAGCCTGCGGAGTGGGTGCGCAGCACGGAGGATTCCTCCTGATCCGGGGAAAGATGAACCCGCCCAGTCTACGCGGGCGTCCCGTCGCTTCCCGGCCGGGTCGCCAGCGTGAGGCAGCGGCACCTCAGTAGGATCGCCACGACGAAAGGCGGACCCCCATGCACCTCTCCATCTCGGACGGCAACGGCCTTCCCGACCTGTTCGGCGCGATCTTCTCCGGCACGACGGGACTCATCGCCCTCATCTTCTACATCCTCGTCGTGGTCGGACTGTGGAAGGTCTTCACGAAGGCGGGGTACCCCGGCATCCTCGCGATCATCCCGATCGTGAACGTCGTGTTCCTCGGGTTCGGCGACTCCCGCTACCGCGAGGTCTGACGTGGCGGCATCACTTCTGCACCTCGTCCGCCACGGGGAGGTGCACAATCCGTCCCGCGTGCTCTACGGACGGCTGCCCGACTACCACCTCAGTACCGCGGGGGAGGAGATGGCCCTGGCGGCGGCGGAGCACGTGGCGGGACTCGGCGATCCGGTGACCGCGCTGTTCGCGTCGCCCCTGGAGCGCGCGCAGGAGTCTGCCGCCCCGTTCGCGGAGGTGTTCGACCTCGAACCCGAGACCGACATCCGCCTGATCGAGCCGACGAACGTGTTCGAGGGCACCCGGATGCGGCGGTCGCTGATGAATCCGTTGAACTGGTGGCACCTCCGGCAGCCCTCGCTGCCGAGCTGGGGTGAGCCGTACGCGTCGATCGCGGAGCGCATGCTCGGCGTCATGGACGAGGCGTGGACGGTCGCGGCCGAGACCCGGACCGCGGGGGACATCGTGATGGTGTCGCATCAGGCACCGATCTGGATCACGCACCTGCGCGTCGCCGGTCTGCCGCTGCAGCACGATCCCCGCACACGCCGCTGCGCGCTGTCGAGTGTGACTTCGTTCGAGCGCGTGGGCGACGTCTGGCGCGAGGTCTCGTACGCCGAGCCCGCCGCGACGGGCGGCGCTGTCGACGTCGGGGCCGTCTGACGCTCCTTCGCATCGCCAGACGGGTCCCATCCCCGACCGGGGAATCCTCGCGCGATCCGAGTCAGAGGGACTGCAGCACCCCCACCGCGGCGACCTGTCCCGCGGCGGCGGCGAGCAGGACCGAGGCCATCGGGCCGGGGAGCGTCGCGCGATGGGCGAGGTCGCCCGCGGCGAAGACCCCCGGAAGCGACGTCCTCCCGAACTCGTCGATCTCGATCGACCCCGACTCCAGGAGCCGCAGCCCGAGGTCTACGGCGAAGGGCGCCCGGTGCCGCATCGTGCCGGAGGCCACGAACACGCCCGCGACGTCGAGCGTGCCCTCGGCGCTCTGCACCCGCACCCCGTCCGCGTGCGCCGCGACGGCCTCGACCGGTGCCGTCGCCACCCGCACCCCGAGGTTCTCCAGTGCGACACGCTCCTCCTCGGCGAACGGTCCTCCCACCGGGACCACCGTGATGTCGCCGACGATACGGCCCAGCAGCGCGATCAGATGGGTCGCCCGCGGGGCCGCCCCGAGGATCGCGATCGGCTTCCCCGCGTGCTCGTGCCCATCGCAGAACGGGCAGCTGAAGACACGGACGCCCCACAGCTCCGCGAGACCAGGAACCGACGGAAGGTCGTCCGCGACACCGGTCGCGAGGATCACTCGCCACGCCTGAGCGACGGACCCGTCCGCGAGGTCCACGGAGAACCCGCGCTCCGGGTCGCCGGAGATGCGGTGTGCCGCGACGTCCCGCACCGTCACGTCCGCATAGGCCGCGAGCTCCACCCGTGCCTGTGCGCGGAGGTCCGCCGGGGCCTTCCCGTCCGCGCCGATCATGTTGTGCATGTGCTGCACCGTGCCGTTCCGGTACTCGCCGGAGTCCAGCAGGAGCACCGGTCGATGCATCCGGCCGAGCGTCAGTGCCGCCTGGAGCCCGGCGGGGCCGGCGCCGATCACGATCGCATCGTGCATGGGGTTTCCCTTCTCGCGTCTTGTGTTCGGATCCAGTCTGTGACTTCATGTCAACATGAAGTCAAGCGACCCGCACCCCTGGTCCGTCGGCGAGGTCGCCGCGCGGTTCGATCTCCCCACGAACGTCCTGCGGCACTGGGAGGCGGTCGGTCTACTGCGGCCGCCCCGCGACCCTGCCGGTCGGCGACGCTACGGCGAGGACGAGGTCGTGCGCATCGCCGTCATCCAGCGCAGCAAGGCCGCCGGCATGAGCCTCGACCAGATCGCGGTGCTCCTCGACGACGGGAATGCCGGTCGCCACCAGGTGCTGCAGGAGCATCTCGATGACCTCGACCGGCGCATGGAGGAGATGCGGCGATCGCGGGAGATGACCGAGCATGCCATGGGCTGTCGCGCGCACGACATCGCGACCTGTCCGCGCTTCCGGGCGGGTGTCGACGACGTGCTCGCCCGCTTCTGATCCCCCCGGGGGTACCCGGCCGATGCATAGGAAGCTCTGCGTAAACTCGGAGTCGTGTCCCGCGATTCCAGGATTCATCCGATCCGCAGCGGCCGCCCCTCCCGTCTCCGGCCCCTCGGCCGCCTGGGCGGAGCCGCGCTCGCTGCGGTGCTCGCCGTCGGTCTGAGCGCCTGTGCTCCCGACGCGGTGAGCGAGTCTTTCCTCAGTGGCGACAACACCGGGTACGTCGCGGCCGACGGTGCGATCGTCGAGATCCCGGTCGCCGAGCGCGGTGAGCCGGTGGAGTTCAGCGGCGTCACGGAGCACGGCGAGGACTTCGACAGCGCCGACATCGCCGGCAAGGTCGCCGTGGTCAACTTCTGGTACGCCGGCTGCGCACCGTGCCGTGTCGAGGCCCCCGACCTGGAGGCCGTCTGGCAGGAGAACCGCGCCGAGGGCGTGCAGTTCATCGGCATCAACACGAGGGATCAGCCCGACACGGCGGTCGCCTTCGCCGAGGAACTCGGCGTGACCTACCCGAGCCTCATCGACGTCGACACGGCCCAGGCCAAGCTCGCCTTCGCCAAGGTCGTGCCGATCTCGGCCACCCCCACCACGCTCGTGCTCGACAAGCAGGGTCGCGTCGCCGCGAAGATCATCGGTCCGATCGACGGCACCTCCGTCCTCTCCACGCTCGTCAAGGACGCGCTCGCGGAGGACTTGTGATGTCTGCGGGGGCACCGTGAACCCCGAAGCGATCATCGGCTCCGGCGCCCTCTGGATCGCGATCCCGGTGGCGATGCTGGCCGGACTCGTCTCGTTCCTCTCGCCGTGCGTGCTCCCGCTCGTGCCCGGCTACCTCGGCTTCCTCGGCGGAGCCGTGGCGCCGCGGGAATCGACCACGACAGGCGACGGCGGCACGAGGACCGCGACCCGCAGCCGCCTCGTCCTCGGGGTGCTGCTGTTCATCCTCGGGTTCACCGTCGTGTTCATCCTCTACACGGTCCTCGGCGGCACAGCCGGCGTCTTCCTGCTCCAGTGGGGCGACCTCATCACCCGCATCCTCGGCGTGGTCGTCATCGCGATGGGTCTGGTCTTCCTCGGACTGTTCGGCTTCGCGCAGCGAGAGCTCCGCTTCCACGTGGACTCCAAGGCAGGGATGGTCGGAGCTCCCC harbors:
- a CDS encoding ABC transporter ATP-binding protein, translating into MTTDHALPRTKDNLLLAQAGEGTRVELQGIVKSYGGTRVLHGVDLDIAPGEFVSLLGPSGCGKTTLLRVLAGLEGADEGAVLLGGGDVSRVPTNRRDIGMVFQSYSLFPHLRVVDNTAFGLRRRGVGRGEAARRALDALALVGLADLADRFPHQLSGGQQQRVALARALVTEPRVLLLDEPLSALDAKVRAQLRDEIRRIQLRLGITTVFVTHDQEEALAVSDRIAVMNAGRIEQIGSPEELYTAPASPEVAAFVGLSSVVSGVAEGDHVVVWGQRLPLQTSADGPVDVYLRPENVHFTSSEDAATDALVEESTFLGSMRRTLVRTESGELVRVQHAPSVHPSFGDRVRIAVTPVPVVVRPRG
- a CDS encoding histidine phosphatase family protein; this translates as MAASLLHLVRHGEVHNPSRVLYGRLPDYHLSTAGEEMALAAAEHVAGLGDPVTALFASPLERAQESAAPFAEVFDLEPETDIRLIEPTNVFEGTRMRRSLMNPLNWWHLRQPSLPSWGEPYASIAERMLGVMDEAWTVAAETRTAGDIVMVSHQAPIWITHLRVAGLPLQHDPRTRRCALSSVTSFERVGDVWREVSYAEPAATGGAVDVGAV
- the aspS gene encoding aspartate--tRNA ligase, translating into MLRTHSAGSLRAENIGQTVTLTGWVDRRRDHGGVAFIDLRDASGIAQVVIRDEEIAHPLRNEFVLKVTGEVSRRPEGNANPNLPSGEIEVIAADVEVLNESAPLPFQVSTALADTETVGEEARLKYRYLDLRRPSAASALRLRSNVYKAIRDVLHAEDFTEVETPTLTRSTPEGARDFVVPARLHPGSWYALPQSPQLFKQLLMVGGVEKYFQIARCYRDEDFRADRQPEFTQLDIEMSFVDQEDVIALMESLIVAMWQTIGVEVQTPLPRMTYADAMAKYGSDKPDLRFGLELVEATEYFKDTPFRVFQAEYVGAVRMPGGASQPRKQLDAWQDWAKQRGARGLAYVLFNEDGTLGGPAAKNLSEAEQAGLAEFVGAEPGDCVFFAAGSAKESRALLGAARVEIGRRLGYLNPDEFAFTWVVDAPMFEPAADAVASGDVAVGAGAWTAVHHAFTGPKPEFEDTFDTDPGSALAYAYDIVCNGSELGGGSIRIHREDIQKRVFEVMGISDEVAQEQFGFLLDAFKFGAPPHGGIALGMDRVLQHLTKTESIRDVIAFPKSGNGFDPLTSAPAPITPEQRAEAGVDFTPEDEA
- a CDS encoding GNAT family N-acetyltransferase encodes the protein MLHALPLPHPIASRNGDAVLRRATEGDADAVIALLADDPISAARGDVASDDDRPAYERGLREILADPSNDLLVVELDDAVVGTLQLTSIPGMARRGARRLLVEAVRVRSDLRSAGIGSAVMRWVGDAAAPALGAAMVQLTSDAARTDAHRFYERLGYVGSHRGFKYAVPND
- a CDS encoding TSUP family transporter, which encodes MLILIVVAAFSAGWIDAVVGGGGLLQLPALLLIPGIAPVQALATNKLASVFGTATSSITYYRRAKPDLRTALPMAVIALIGSFGGAAVATVLPPAAFKPIIVIALLAVALFTALRPQLGAATQLRFHGHKHHIMAGLAGLGIGFYDGMIGPGTGTFLVITLVALLGYDFLQASAKAKIVNLATNAGALLLFIPHGSVLWLLGGILAVANVAGSYLGSRMAISRGTTFIRVVFLVVVVALIAKLGVDVWNENLAPAFASFA
- a CDS encoding ABC transporter substrate-binding protein — its product is MARSPRRARIGAGIALATTAVIALTSCASATDAPAAGGDAVDAASATSVEDFGSFADLEAAAKEEGQLNVIALPRDWANYGEILDLFAEKYPEITINEASPDVSSAEEIQAAETNKGLDTAPDVFDLGLTVALQNTDAFAPYKVQTWDDIPDELKEPTGLFVGDYGGYMSIGYDSSAFEAPAELSDLLSADYKGAVAINGDPTQAGAAFAAVGLATVQSGGTLDDFQPGIDFFSELQKAGNLLKVDVTTATVASGETPVVFDWDYLNAAHTADNPDWKVEVLDGTGYAGYYNQAINVDAPNPAAARLWQEFLYSDEVQNLWLKGGARPVRMEAMTEAGTIDEELASALPEAPEETVVPTEEQSENAGTLLGEKWAAAVQ
- a CDS encoding ABC transporter permease; translation: MNGLAPSRLTRAVIGIVVGLFFAVPLVSTFLFTLRGPNGLSLAHWAALFDPAASATLRPIWTGLANSLVLAAVTVAIVLFLLAPTMILVNLRFPRLKAAFEFAALLPISIPAIVLVVGLAPIYLQIGRTVGTGTWTLAFAYGITVLPFAFRSIQASIDAADLRTLSEAARSLGAGWPTVVVRVLAPNLRQGLLAASLISIAVVLGEFTIASLLNRQVFQTAMVVVQKQDPYAPAIFTLLALLFVFLLLLLIGRVARGPRKARS
- a CDS encoding amino acid ABC transporter permease; this encodes MALRRTTKQKLYRYSIYAVLLAIVVWAIVSTDWARIAQLYFNPEVAAKMLPGIITTALVNTLWFTAVAFAGGLLLGILLALMKLSVIAPFRWIATAWIELFRGLPAILTIFAIAFILPIGLGVPATRLGGPVVLGLIGLILVASAYMAETIRAGIQAVPKGQTEAARSLGMSPMKTTFWIIVPQGFRIIIPPLTNEFVLLLKDTSLLFVAGSFIWSKELTNFARDAATQNANGTPLIMAAILYLIVTIPLTRLSAWLERRMARTR
- a CDS encoding ABC transporter permease, whose product is MTVLAAPGVDATASAPVTPSGSASHARVRRSASSAAWLGLVPFAAYVLLFLAVPTVLAIGSGFFDGDGAFTWTNIAALADPVVLTTFASSAGLSLLTAVVGAVLGALVSYALLGMDPDGGVRRSVDAAAGVLAQFGGVMLAFAFIATIGIQGVVTVSLRDAFGVDIFAEGTWLYELPGLVLPYIYFQVPLMVITFLPALAALKPQWVEANLTLGGSRASFWLRIGLPVLAPSFFASLLLLFANAFSSYATAAALASQGSQIVPLQIRTALTSETLLGRENLAGALALGMIVVVGVVMALYSLIQRRAARWQA
- a CDS encoding amino acid ABC transporter ATP-binding protein; this translates as MSTDLIDVQAPAIVIQDLHKSFGDNEVLKGIDLTVLAGEVVCVIGPSGSGKSTLLRSVNLLEEPTGGKVLIEGIDITDPDIDIDRVRTRIGMVFQSFNLFPHLSVLGNLTIAQQRVKKRSKAEAEKVARAMLERVGLAEKADAYPGHLSGGQQQRVAIARALCMNPDMMLFDEPTSALDPELVGEVLQVMRSLADEGMTMLVVTHEMGFAREVGSRLIFMDGGHIVEEGDPREVLANPQHQRTKDFLSRVL